A genomic region of Bacteroidota bacterium contains the following coding sequences:
- a CDS encoding RNA methyltransferase → MQNVIHIDSLELAELQPYRTMRRAVEHVKQGIFVAESDTVVNKLLTTNLAIVSILITQNRFDEIRHLIDEREKKDFKIYLGEKDLLEQIVGFDLHQGIMAVAKIPEPLLIEDVAKQSLQPYLFVALDGLTNADNLGVIVRNCDAFGVDALIVGETSSSPYLRRAIRQSMGTVFDLPIVHTKNLRETLLLLEGKFNTRCLAADAHANDISIQDADLKKNICIVLGSEGSGIRESVLEVCSEKITIPVSENVDSLNVASASAVFLWEVSRIR, encoded by the coding sequence ATGCAAAACGTAATACATATCGATTCACTTGAGTTAGCTGAACTTCAGCCATATCGAACGATGCGGCGCGCGGTTGAGCACGTCAAGCAAGGAATTTTTGTTGCCGAAAGCGATACAGTTGTTAATAAATTGTTGACTACAAATCTTGCAATCGTATCTATATTAATAACACAAAACCGGTTTGATGAAATCCGACATTTAATTGATGAGAGAGAAAAAAAGGATTTTAAAATTTATCTTGGCGAGAAAGATCTTTTAGAACAAATAGTCGGATTTGATTTACACCAAGGGATTATGGCAGTTGCGAAAATTCCTGAGCCGCTATTAATCGAAGATGTAGCAAAACAATCTTTACAGCCGTATTTGTTTGTTGCATTAGATGGACTTACGAACGCTGATAACTTGGGCGTTATTGTAAGAAACTGTGATGCTTTCGGCGTTGATGCTTTGATTGTCGGCGAAACTTCAAGCAGCCCTTACTTAAGACGCGCAATCAGGCAGTCGATGGGGACTGTGTTTGATTTGCCAATCGTTCACACGAAAAATTTACGCGAGACACTGTTATTGTTGGAAGGAAAATTCAACACCCGCTGTTTAGCTGCCGATGCACATGCGAATGATATTTCGATTCAAGATGCCGACCTGAAAAAAAATATCTGTATAGTTTTAGGTAGTGAGGGGAGCGGTATCCGGGAATCGGTTCTCGAAGTTTGTTCCGAGAAAATTACAATTCCGGTTTCTGAAAATGTTGACTCTCTGAATGTTGCAAGTGCGAGTGCAGTGTTTTTGTGGGAAGTAAGCAGGATTAGATGA
- a CDS encoding Uma2 family endonuclease: protein MKTIIDELKHTYEDILTLGESHQRIELFDGECIMTAMPSTQHQRIATRLGIFLGLYIEKQNIGVLFSSPVDVYLSKTTVFQPDVSFLSFERSYIDDGKKLNGAPDLAIEILSESTEDRDRTFKFREYAIGGAKEYWMVAPEKKEIEVYQNSDRGFKLIKIFKATDILNSPLLNEININVAAVFDTTIRK, encoded by the coding sequence ATGAAAACGATTATTGATGAATTAAAACATACCTATGAAGATATTTTAACCCTCGGCGAATCACACCAAAGGATTGAACTATTCGATGGAGAATGTATTATGACCGCAATGCCTTCAACACAGCATCAACGGATAGCTACGAGACTTGGAATTTTTTTAGGATTATACATCGAGAAACAGAATATCGGTGTTCTTTTTTCGAGTCCGGTAGATGTCTATCTTTCAAAGACGACCGTTTTTCAGCCCGATGTTTCCTTTCTGTCTTTCGAGCGATCATATATTGATGACGGCAAGAAGCTCAACGGTGCGCCCGACCTTGCAATTGAAATTCTTTCAGAGTCAACGGAGGATCGAGACCGCACATTTAAATTTCGCGAATATGCAATTGGCGGTGCTAAAGAATACTGGATGGTTGCGCCCGAAAAAAAAGAAATAGAAGTTTATCAAAATTCGGATCGGGGATTTAAGCTTATAAAGATATTTAAGGCGACTGATATTTTGAACTCTCCCCTTCTGAACGAAATCAACATTAACGTAGCGGCTGTTTTTGATACGACCATACGGAAATAA
- a CDS encoding T9SS type A sorting domain-containing protein, producing the protein MLNPNSVGGEAIPAVFSLNQNYPNPFNPSTVIKYQLAADNYTTLKVYNIIGKEVATLVNGNQTAGYHQVTFDAAQLSNGIYFYKLQSGNNVEVKKLTLVK; encoded by the coding sequence ATGCTTAACCCAAACAGTGTTGGCGGCGAAGCAATACCGGCAGTGTTTTCGTTAAACCAAAACTATCCAAACCCGTTTAACCCATCAACAGTTATAAAATATCAATTGGCAGCAGATAATTATACAACATTGAAGGTTTATAATATAATAGGAAAAGAAGTAGCCACATTGGTAAACGGTAATCAAACAGCCGGATATCATCAGGTAACATTTGATGCAGCACAATTGTCGAATGGAATATATTTCTACAAACTCCAAAGCGGAAATAATGTAGAAGTTAAGAAGCTAACGTTGGTGAAGTAG
- a CDS encoding S8 family serine peptidase — MKALIKYILLQIILINVIFSQTPEQKEWLGEFSKSKSIQWQQQRAYAESVAAKLGIPVRQEYPDGSVIELQRFENGLPKYYQTHNINAAKTISTDRVWPGGTEGFSLTGASLDTLGIWDGGAVRTTHQEFTDRAIQKDGASAFSDHATHVGGTMIASGVQANAKGMSYAGRLNAYDWNSDQSEMAGAAANGLRVSNHSYGYITGWRFNYFGNSKWVWFGDTTISNTTDYNFGFYSTEARDWDTLTRNAPYYLIVKSAGNDRLEGPSSQPVEHYVWINSAWVLRTVTRDLDGGPNGYNCISHSSVAKNILTVGAVNDITNGYSQPSDVVMSSFSCWGPTDDGRIKPDIVANGVELYSSVSTSAYATYSGTSMSSPNASGSLGLLLHYRRIIAGSNPMRSSTLKGLVIHTADEAGSNAGPDYVFGWGLMNTLKAAQVMRQDSAEGMNKNIRELTLNQGQTIDVPVYSDGTQPLRVTICWTDPAGTPPTPSLDPPNIMLVNDIDLRIIRGATTYNPWILNPGNPSAAATTGDNIRDNVEQVHIASPTAGFYTVRVSHKATLSGGSQIVSLIITGNVPAAALSIQNTIQTDPKKFQFSVYLKNISSLAFGYLSGEYHFDFNKNILGSGTGSMTIMSSDLPSAFRPINPSVVTSTTPGQLRWQANSNLNGGPILIPDDSIKIMTVEFTSTQNLFPFTPDLDWRTTDNPKTTLMRYVLGNSGAGTTLAISNYYFFGENPILPVRLASFVGYFVNSNDVTFEWETISEIHNYGFWIQTYNKDTEEFVTIEESFQPAKGEPATYTWTYKNAVIXXXNPPKANQQLTLGLTRMLL; from the coding sequence ATGAAAGCATTAATTAAATATATTCTACTGCAAATTATTTTAATCAATGTAATATTTTCTCAAACTCCTGAACAAAAAGAGTGGCTTGGAGAATTCTCGAAATCAAAATCAATTCAATGGCAGCAGCAACGTGCTTATGCCGAAAGTGTTGCTGCAAAGCTTGGTATTCCGGTAAGACAGGAATATCCCGACGGCTCAGTAATTGAATTACAGCGTTTCGAAAACGGATTGCCAAAGTATTATCAGACGCACAATATTAATGCGGCTAAAACGATATCGACTGATCGTGTTTGGCCCGGTGGAACGGAAGGGTTTTCGCTAACAGGCGCCTCATTAGATACACTCGGTATATGGGATGGTGGAGCTGTACGAACCACACATCAGGAATTTACAGACAGAGCAATACAAAAGGATGGTGCTTCTGCTTTTTCAGATCATGCAACACACGTTGGCGGGACAATGATTGCTTCGGGAGTTCAAGCGAACGCAAAGGGGATGTCGTATGCGGGAAGATTAAATGCTTATGATTGGAACAGCGACCAAAGTGAGATGGCTGGTGCAGCAGCTAATGGGCTTAGAGTTTCAAATCATTCTTATGGGTACATAACTGGGTGGAGGTTCAATTATTTCGGTAATAGTAAGTGGGTGTGGTTCGGCGATACAACAATAAGTAATACTACAGATTATAATTTTGGTTTTTACTCTACAGAAGCACGCGATTGGGACACCCTTACACGCAATGCACCTTATTACCTTATCGTAAAATCAGCAGGTAATGATAGGTTAGAAGGTCCTTCATCACAACCTGTAGAGCATTATGTATGGATTAATAGCGCTTGGGTACTGCGAACAGTAACGCGTGATTTAGATGGCGGACCCAATGGCTACAATTGCATCAGTCATTCGAGTGTTGCAAAAAATATTCTTACAGTCGGAGCCGTTAACGATATTACGAACGGATATTCGCAACCAAGCGATGTGGTAATGTCGAGTTTCAGTTGTTGGGGACCAACCGACGACGGTAGAATAAAACCCGATATAGTTGCTAATGGCGTTGAGCTTTACTCCTCCGTCTCAACAAGTGCATACGCTACATATAGTGGAACTTCTATGTCATCTCCAAATGCATCGGGTTCTCTTGGTCTTCTACTTCATTACAGAAGAATAATCGCCGGAAGCAATCCGATGCGCTCATCGACACTAAAAGGACTTGTAATCCACACTGCTGATGAAGCTGGTTCTAATGCAGGTCCTGATTATGTCTTCGGTTGGGGTCTGATGAACACACTCAAAGCAGCACAAGTAATGCGACAGGATTCAGCAGAAGGTATGAACAAGAACATTCGTGAATTGACACTTAATCAGGGACAGACAATCGATGTACCTGTGTATTCGGATGGAACACAACCTTTGCGCGTTACAATTTGTTGGACTGACCCTGCTGGTACACCACCTACGCCATCGCTCGATCCACCTAATATTATGCTCGTTAACGATATTGATCTTCGAATAATTCGCGGAGCAACTACTTATAATCCCTGGATTCTAAACCCCGGTAATCCTTCTGCTGCAGCTACAACTGGCGATAATATACGCGATAACGTTGAGCAGGTTCATATCGCTTCACCAACAGCCGGTTTTTATACCGTTAGAGTTTCGCACAAAGCTACATTGTCGGGCGGTTCTCAAATTGTTTCATTGATTATAACCGGAAATGTACCAGCAGCAGCATTAAGTATTCAGAACACTATTCAAACTGATCCCAAAAAATTTCAATTTTCGGTTTATTTAAAAAACATTAGTAGTTTGGCGTTCGGTTACCTGTCTGGCGAATATCATTTCGATTTTAATAAAAATATTTTAGGTAGCGGAACAGGAAGTATGACAATTATGTCGTCAGACCTCCCGTCAGCTTTTCGACCTATCAATCCTTCGGTAGTTACATCTACAACTCCAGGTCAGTTACGATGGCAAGCAAACTCAAACTTAAATGGTGGACCGATATTGATTCCGGATGATTCAATAAAAATTATGACAGTTGAATTTACGAGTACTCAGAATTTATTTCCATTTACACCGGATTTAGATTGGCGAACTACAGATAATCCAAAGACAACACTTATGCGATATGTATTAGGCAATAGCGGTGCAGGTACAACCTTGGCTATATCAAATTATTATTTTTTTGGGGAGAACCCCATACTCCCCGTCCGGCTTGCCTCATTTGTCGGCTACTTTGTAAACTCAAACGATGTAACTTTTGAATGGGAAACAATTAGTGAAATTCATAACTACGGTTTCTGGATTCAAACATATAACAAAGATACAGAGGAGTTTGTAACAATTGAAGAAAGTTTCCAACCCGCCAAAGGCGAACCAGCAACTTACACTTGGACTTACAAGAATGCTGTTATAGNNNNNNNCAACCCGCCAAAGGCGAACCAGCAACTTACACTTGGACTTACAAGAATGCTGTTATAG
- a CDS encoding T9SS type A sorting domain-containing protein codes for MKKLILLITIMLAISIPLMAGIWNPEGLNMPGGWNGWTNPPTNALALASATQVAGGKVTLITTGTPRYHTKIKVATSGGDVIGGTYSWLFTSGPSGSPWNNKWGSVTVSMNTLQTYIIEGSDNSITVTDGKWYTVNWQDNDYANTQAIFMETSGEPVTITEVTDNYLLPNNPVTVSITISAAKSTEERIFVRYTIDGWASSSFVEASGSGTSYSAVIPASGVVGTHNNQYNVFTTTVTSPTHTDADMVTINYNNNSGFNYILPIQLASFVGYFVNSNDVTFEWETISEIHNYGFWIQKRNPITNVYTTIEESFQPAKGEPATYTWTYKNAVIDNTEFYLLQQDLNGLTTRFGPIMLNPNSVGGEAVPSVFALNQNYPNPFNPSTVIKYQLAADNYTTLKVYNMIGKEVATLVNGNQTAGYHQVTFDAAQLSNGIYFYKLQSGNNVEVKKLTLVK; via the coding sequence ATGAAAAAATTAATTTTATTAATTACAATTATGTTAGCAATCTCGATCCCGCTTATGGCTGGGATTTGGAATCCCGAAGGTTTGAATATGCCCGGTGGGTGGAATGGGTGGACTAATCCACCAACAAATGCCCTCGCTTTAGCGAGTGCAACTCAAGTAGCAGGCGGCAAAGTAACTTTAATAACGACAGGAACACCACGATATCACACCAAAATTAAAGTTGCGACCTCTGGTGGTGATGTTATTGGAGGTACATATAGTTGGCTTTTTACAAGCGGACCCTCTGGTAGCCCTTGGAATAATAAATGGGGAAGTGTTACTGTAAGTATGAACACATTACAAACCTATATTATAGAAGGCTCGGATAATAGTATTACTGTTACTGATGGGAAATGGTATACTGTTAACTGGCAAGATAATGATTACGCTAATACTCAAGCAATATTTATGGAGACATCAGGAGAACCTGTTACAATTACAGAAGTTACAGATAATTATTTATTACCGAATAATCCCGTTACAGTAAGTATAACGATCAGTGCTGCTAAATCAACAGAAGAGAGAATATTTGTACGTTATACAATTGATGGTTGGGCGAGTTCTAGTTTTGTTGAAGCGTCAGGTAGTGGAACTTCATACTCAGCCGTAATACCCGCATCAGGTGTTGTTGGCACACATAACAATCAATACAATGTGTTTACAACAACAGTTACTTCACCAACACATACCGATGCGGATATGGTTACAATCAATTATAACAATAACTCTGGTTTTAACTATATATTACCAATCCAACTTGCATCATTTGTCGGCTACTTTGTAAACTCAAACGATGTAACTTTTGAGTGGGAAACAATTAGTGAAATTCATAACTACGGTTTCTGGATACAAAAACGCAACCCAATTACAAACGTGTACACAACAATTGAAGAAAGCTTCCAGCCCGCCAAAGGCGAACCAGCAACTTACACTTGGACTTACAAGAATGCTGTTATAGATAATACTGAATTCTATTTACTTCAGCAGGATCTTAATGGTCTTACAACTCGTTTCGGTCCTATTATGCTTAACCCAAACAGTGTTGGCGGCGAAGCAGTACCGTCAGTGTTTGCATTAAACCAGAACTATCCGAACCCGTTTAACCCATCAACAGTTATAAAATATCAATTGGCAGCAGATAATTATACAACATTGAAGGTTTATAATATGATAGGAAAAGAAGTAGCCACATTGGTAAACGGTAATCAAACAGCCGGATATCATCAGGTAACATTTGATGCAGCACAATTGTCGAATGGAATATATTTCTACAAACTTCAAAGCGGAAATAATGTAGAAGTTAAGAAGCTAACGTTGGTGAAGTAA
- a CDS encoding T9SS type A sorting domain-containing protein, with amino-acid sequence MKHLFNLFTLVLVVGLALSTTAWGQLLLDENFDYPAGDSLNVLHGWVVQPTASYVNTIKVVSPGLTYSGYISALGNAAKVDTTGQDLYKTFTSQTSGSVYASCLVNFTKTTTTGDYFFHFTESAGSTNFRARLFVKRDASDNVAFGLQFGSTASSVYTGFSYAMNTTYLVVIKYKFVGGTLNDTTFLFVNPTLAGNEPSPTLTASNSADTDFSGVAAVNLRQGAAANAPRLSLDGIRVATSWADAPLPIQLASFVGYFVNSNDVTFEWETISEVNNLGFWIQKRNPITNVYTTIEESFQQAAQVPSTYKWTYNNAVIENTEFYLLQQDNDGLESRFGPIMLNPTNVPVEAVPSVFALNQNYPNPFNPSTVINYQLATDNYTTLKVYNIIGKEVATLVNGYQTAGYHQVTFDGSQLSNGIYFYKLQSGNNVEVKKLTLVK; translated from the coding sequence ATGAAACACTTATTTAATTTATTCACACTTGTCCTTGTTGTTGGCTTGGCTCTAAGCACGACGGCGTGGGGACAGTTACTATTAGACGAAAATTTTGATTACCCAGCAGGAGATTCTTTAAATGTACTCCATGGTTGGGTTGTACAACCAACAGCATCCTATGTTAATACCATTAAAGTAGTGTCACCGGGTTTAACATATTCAGGTTACATTTCGGCTTTGGGCAATGCAGCAAAAGTTGATACAACTGGCCAGGACCTATATAAAACATTCACATCTCAAACGTCTGGAAGTGTGTATGCATCATGTCTTGTGAATTTTACTAAGACAACCACTACGGGAGATTATTTCTTCCACTTTACCGAATCGGCTGGTAGCACTAATTTCCGAGCAAGACTGTTCGTGAAAAGGGACGCTTCCGACAACGTAGCATTTGGTTTGCAGTTTGGCAGTACTGCATCGTCAGTCTACACCGGATTCAGCTATGCGATGAATACAACATATCTCGTGGTTATAAAATATAAATTTGTTGGCGGGACGCTCAATGACACAACATTCCTGTTTGTCAACCCGACCTTGGCGGGGAATGAGCCCAGCCCGACGCTAACAGCATCTAACTCAGCAGATACAGATTTCTCGGGTGTTGCGGCGGTGAACCTCCGACAAGGCGCCGCAGCCAATGCTCCACGTTTGTCTTTGGATGGAATACGTGTTGCAACAAGTTGGGCAGATGCACCACTCCCAATCCAACTCGCATCATTTGTCGGCTACTTTGTAAACTCAAACGATGTAACTTTTGAGTGGGAAACTATCAGCGAAGTTAATAACCTCGGTTTCTGGATACAAAAACGCAACCCAATTACAAACGTGTATACAACAATTGAAGAAAGTTTCCAGCAAGCAGCTCAAGTACCATCAACATACAAATGGACATACAATAATGCAGTTATTGAAAACACAGAGTTCTATTTATTACAACAAGATAATGATGGACTTGAAAGCCGCTTCGGTCCAATTATGCTTAATCCAACAAACGTCCCGGTTGAAGCAGTACCGTCAGTGTTTGCATTAAACCAAAACTATCCGAACCCGTTTAACCCATCAACAGTTATCAATTATCAATTAGCAACCGACAATTACACAACGTTGAAGGTTTATAATATAATTGGTAAAGAAGTAGCCACATTAGTTAACGGCTATCAAACAGCGGGGTACCATCAGGTAACATTTGACGGCTCGCAGTTATCGAATGGAATATATTTCTACAAACTTCAAAGCGGAAATAATGTAGAAGTTAAAAAGCTAACGTTGGTGAAATAG